The region CATGTTGAACAGGACTTGGGCAGCGGCAATGTCCATGATCGCGAGATGATCCCACGATGACGCACGATCGGATTGGTCTTGCAGCACCCCGGCGATCTGCACCTGAACTGGGCGCGGACCGATTTGAAGTGCGATCGTACTTCCCGCGCCAACCTGCCAATCGGCCGCCAACTTTCGCCCGAGATACACACGGTCGGCGCTCAGCAGATCCTCGATGGGATTCTGGCCTTGTTCCTTGGAGAGCCGGAATCCCCGGCGCTCGATCTCGGCCAGCAGATCGAGACCCAACACATGAAGCGCGCCGCCGGGCTGCCCCACGGCATCCAACCGCACCGCCGTCTGCGCCAGCACCGGTGAGGCTGACGCCACGCATGGCACCGCCCGTACCGTTGCGATGAGCTGCTCGTCGATCCCCAAATCTCCCCCTGAGACCTCCAACGTCGTCGGTCCGGCGACCGTGACCACCGCCTGCTCAAACGAGTGCAACACTTCGATATTGGCCGTCCGCACCGCCACCGATGCCGCCACGCCCAACGCCACGCCCACTACGGTGAGCATGGTCCGAAAGGGCCGTTGCGTCAGATGGACACGCAGCAGCAACGCACAGAGCGTCAGCCAGGCCATCATGCGGCACCACATCGTAAGAACATGAGCATTCACCTACGTATAAACACTATCAGTGAAAACGACTGAGTACGTGCCGATCGAATCCACGTGCAGAAATCGGCAGTTTCGTTTACAGACATTCATCCCTTTGCTAGATTCTCAGGGAACCCTAGATCGGGAGTACGTTATGGCAAGAAGTCGAGGCAATACCGCACTGCAAATAGACCGGCACCCGAAAGTCGAGCTGTCGATTACCCCGCGGCAACGGGAAATTCTCAAAATGGTCGCGCTGGGTCATACCAATCGGGAGATCGCCGAGACGCTCGACATCAGCATCCGCACCGTCGAGGTGCACCGCTTCAACCTGATGCGGCGATTGAACGTACGGAACGTGGCGCAACTGCTCCGGCAGGCCCTTCAGCAGGGATTGCTGCCCCGCAACTTCGGCCTCAAGTAACCCTACAGCTCCTTCACTTTTCCCCGGCAGTCCGCAATCGAGCCATAGCCCTTCTTCGCCAGTTGAGCGGACAGCTCCGCTTCCAATCGGCCAAAGGCCCCAAGGCCTTCTTCCACCAGGACTGTGCCGACCTGCACCGCCGACGCCCCGCACAAGAAATGCTCGAACGCATCGATGCCATTCATCACGCCTCCGGTGCCGATGATCGGAATCTTCCCTTGAAAAATCTTGTAGAAGGCCCGCACGTTCGCCAGCGCCACCGGCTTGATAATCGTCCCCCCGAGGCCGCCAAAGCCGCCTTTTGGCTTGATGACGACTTCTTCACGGTCCGGATCGACCACGAGGCCGTTGCCGACCGAGTTAATCATGTTCAGAAAATCGACCTCGCACCGGCCAATCACCTTCCCCATCACCTCATGATGCGCGGGATCGAAGTAAGGCGGAAGCTTCACGCCCATCGGCACGGTAATGACCTTGCGCACCCGCTTCAACAGGCGCTCGGAGGCCTCCGGGTCATAGCCGATCTGGGGCTTGCCGGGAATATTCGGACAGGACAGGTTGACTTCGATCAAGTCGGGCTGCGCCGCGTTGATCACGGCGGCAATGGTCGGAAAGTCGTCCTCGCAGAGCCCCGCCACACTCGCAATCACCGGCTTGCCGAACCGCTTCAACTCGGGGATCATGTCCGCATAGGCCCGATAGCCGAGATTGGGGAGCCCCATGGAATTGATCGAGCCGCCGGGAAATCCGTAATACCGCGGCTCCGGATTGCCTTGCCGGGCCTCGACCGTCATCGACTTGGTGACGATGGCCCCGGCGCGCGACCGGCCCAGCGCCTCCAGCTCCTCTCGGGTCACACAGAGCGCCCCGGCCGCATTCATGAAACAGCTTGGAAACGTGACCCCCGCAATCGTTGTAGAAAGATCCGTCATGCGGCACCTGTGAGCGCGGACGGGGTCGTGCGCGACACCAGCCGGCCATCCTGCATGGTCCAGACATAGTCAGCGCATTGTGCCGCGCTCTGGCTATGCGTGACCAGCAACACCGTCACCCCTTCGGCTTTCGTCATCGATCGAAGCAATGCCATGATGTCCGTTCCTTGGTGAGAATCCAGATTACCGGTTGGTTCGTCGGCGAGTAAGACCTTCGGCCGATGGGCCAGCGCCCGGGCAATCGCCACCCGCTGCTGTTCGCCACCGGACAACTCCCCTGGACGATGGTGCGTCCGATGAGTCATCGCCACCATCTCCAGCACTTCCGCCGCCCGACGACCGACCGCACTGCCGCTCTCGCCGCGCAGGAGCAGCGGCAACGACACATTTTCCAACGCCGTCAGCCCTGGGAGCAAATGAAAGGCCTGAAAGACAATCCCGATGACATCCCGCCGCGCCGTGGTCCAATCATTGCTCGTAAAACTCGCCGCCCTGCGACCGTCGAGGAGAATCTCCCCGGACGTCGGGCGGTCGAGACCCGCGACCAACCCCAATAAGGTGCT is a window of Nitrospira sp. DNA encoding:
- a CDS encoding response regulator transcription factor, which produces MARSRGNTALQIDRHPKVELSITPRQREILKMVALGHTNREIAETLDISIRTVEVHRFNLMRRLNVRNVAQLLRQALQQGLLPRNFGLK
- a CDS encoding dihydroorotate oxidase, with translation MTDLSTTIAGVTFPSCFMNAAGALCVTREELEALGRSRAGAIVTKSMTVEARQGNPEPRYYGFPGGSINSMGLPNLGYRAYADMIPELKRFGKPVIASVAGLCEDDFPTIAAVINAAQPDLIEVNLSCPNIPGKPQIGYDPEASERLLKRVRKVITVPMGVKLPPYFDPAHHEVMGKVIGRCEVDFLNMINSVGNGLVVDPDREEVVIKPKGGFGGLGGTIIKPVALANVRAFYKIFQGKIPIIGTGGVMNGIDAFEHFLCGASAVQVGTVLVEEGLGAFGRLEAELSAQLAKKGYGSIADCRGKVKEL
- a CDS encoding ABC transporter ATP-binding protein, which codes for MGWSGNRRVMGMVRLVQLSKRYVRGETMVAALCDVSLEVGRGEFCAFVGPSGCGKSTLLGLVAGLDRPTSGEILLDGRRAASFTSNDWTTARRDVIGIVFQAFHLLPGLTALENVSLPLLLRGESGSAVGRRAAEVLEMVAMTHRTHHRPGELSGGEQQRVAIARALAHRPKVLLADEPTGNLDSHQGTDIMALLRSMTKAEGVTVLLVTHSQSAAQCADYVWTMQDGRLVSRTTPSALTGAA